A genomic region of Leptospira brenneri contains the following coding sequences:
- a CDS encoding helix-turn-helix domain-containing protein has translation MNIKPIKNQKDHLEALSEIEKLWDAKKNTPEYDKLDILITLVDAYETKHYPIEDPDPIEALKSVMDDMNMKSVDLGNLIGGRSRATEILNRKRKLTLEMIRKINQNLGIPTDILVKEYKVKTTKTGRKRTPSVA, from the coding sequence ATGAACATTAAACCTATTAAAAATCAAAAAGATCACTTAGAAGCTCTATCTGAAATTGAGAAACTTTGGGATGCAAAGAAAAATACTCCAGAATACGATAAATTAGACATTTTAATAACATTAGTTGATGCTTACGAAACTAAACATTATCCTATTGAAGATCCAGATCCAATAGAAGCTTTAAAATCTGTTATGGATGACATGAACATGAAAAGCGTTGATTTAGGAAATCTCATCGGTGGGCGAAGTCGTGCCACTGAAATCTTAAATCGAAAAAGAAAGCTTACTTTGGAAATGATTAGAAAGATTAATCAAAATCTCGGAATCCCTACTGACATTCTTGTAAAAGAATATAAAGTCAAAACTACTAAGACAGGAAGAAAAAGAACGCCGTCCGTGGCGTAA